From Bacteroidota bacterium, the proteins below share one genomic window:
- a CDS encoding DUF2892 domain-containing protein, protein MKSNVGTADKVVRILAALIIGALYFTHKISGTTAVVLLILAGIFIVTSFISFCPLYWPFGISTCKKES, encoded by the coding sequence ATGAAATCAAATGTAGGAACCGCCGATAAAGTTGTAAGAATACTTGCGGCATTGATAATCGGAGCACTTTATTTTACGCACAAAATTTCAGGAACAACAGCCGTTGTGCTTTTAATACTTGCGGGTATTTTTATTGTAACAAGTTTTATCAGTTTTTGTCCCTTGTACTGGCCCTTTGGTATTTCAACCTGTAAAAAGGAAAGTTAA
- a CDS encoding sulfite exporter TauE/SafE family protein produces MELQNAAIIGLIGATAGILSGMLGIGGAIVIIPAMALFLGYSQQLAQGTALMMMVLPVGALAAFQYYRNGFVDMKAAMIMAVFFFAGGYFGSKFAIQLPQEILKKTFALLLVGIAFKMWFFDRS; encoded by the coding sequence ATGGAATTGCAAAACGCGGCTATTATCGGCCTTATCGGTGCGACAGCCGGAATTCTTAGTGGGATGCTGGGGATTGGAGGGGCTATAGTTATCATACCCGCCATGGCGCTGTTCCTGGGGTATTCCCAACAGCTTGCCCAGGGTACGGCATTGATGATGATGGTATTGCCCGTAGGTGCATTAGCTGCCTTTCAATATTACAGGAATGGCTTTGTGGATATGAAAGCCGCTATGATAATGGCTGTTTTCTTTTTTGCGGGAGGTTATTTCGGTTCGAAATTCGCCATACAGCTGCCGCAGGAAATTCTGAAGAAAACATTTGCTTTGCTGCTGGTTGGTATTGCTTTTAAAATGTGGTTTTTTGATAGATCTTAA